The following coding sequences are from one Vicugna pacos chromosome 11, VicPac4, whole genome shotgun sequence window:
- the LOC102532739 gene encoding large ribosomal subunit protein eL28-like gives MSARLQWTVVQNCSSFLIKRSKQAYSPEPNNLKARNSFHYDGLIHRKTVGVEPAADGKGVSVVMKWRSRQPKLATFYVRTTTNKNARATLSSIRHMIHADLRTAAIRRARAILHSQKPVMVKRKRTRPTKSS, from the coding sequence ATGTCTGCGCGTCTGCAATGGACGGTCGTGCAGAACTGCTCCAGCTTCTTGATCAAGAGGAGTAAGCAGGCGTACAGCCCCGAACCCAATAACCTGAAGGCCCGCAACTCCTTCCACTACGACGGACTGATTCACCGCAAGACGGTGGGCGTGGAGCCAGCAGCCGACGGCAAAGGTGTCTCGGTGGTGATGAAGTGGAGGTCCCGCCAGCCAAAGCTAGCCACTTTCTATGTGcggaccaccaccaacaaaaatgCTCGGGCCACCCTCAGCAGCATCCGTCACATGATCCACGCGGATCTGCGCACGGCCGCCATCCGCAGAGCTAGAGCCATCCTGCACAGCCAGAAGCCGGTGATGGTGAAGAGGAAGCGGACCCGCCCCACCAAAAGCTCCTGa